From Planifilum fulgidum:
AAGCGCCAGGGGTTGCATGTTTATGGGGAATAAACAGATAAAGGAAATTAGATTTGGTAAATTAGGCGGATCACAAAGCCTTTTCCTCTCTTCGAGAGGAGCAAGGCCATTTTTTTGATGTTTTGAGCCACGGCAATAAGGAGGCATTGCTCTCTGACTTTGGCAAGCCCCCTGTAGCGTGCATAACGAAGCCCATGAAGTTCTTTGGCGTCAGCGAAGCTGCGCTCAATGGTCTGACTCCGTCGTTTATACAGTTGTTTGCCCCTTTCACTT
This genomic window contains:
- a CDS encoding transposase produces the protein SERGKQLYKRRSQTIERSFADAKELHGLRYARYRGLAKVREQCLLIAVAQNIKKMALLLSKRGKGFVIRLIYQI